Genomic DNA from Filimonas effusa:
GAAAAAGTTTTACATTTTAGTGTTACTGTTGGCCGGTTTAGTTGGTGTAACCCGTGCTCAGAATGACCCCAATGCAAAGAAGATCCTTGATAATGTGAGCGGTAAGCTAAAGACATATAAAGGTGTAACTGCCAATTTTACTTATACTACAACTGACAAAAAGAACGTAAAAAGAGGCTCTGTAGCTGGTCAGATCAATATTAAAGGACAGAAATATTATATCAAGCAGGGCAGCACAGAGATCTTTTGTGATGGTGCAAAGACCTGGAATTTCAATGGCGATTCTGAGGTAACTGTTTCTGCGGTTGATAATGATTCCAAGACCTTATCACCTCAAAAGCTTTTATCTGACTTTTATGATAAGGATTTTACCTACAAGCTGATCTCTTCCGCGGGTCAATATCACCAGATACAACTGGTTCCTATCGATAAGCGGAAGAACTTCAAGCAGGTAACTGTTTTCATTGACAAGGCTAAAAACATGATCACACGTGCTATTGTGATAGACAAGAGTGATAACAGTATTGAGTTTAAACTGTCGAATGTAAATACTGCCGCTTCTTTACCTGACAGCAAGTTTACTTTTGATGCCCGCAAACATCCTGGTGTAGAGGTGATCAACCAGTAACAGTTAGAAATGATGATTTGAAACATATTAAGTGAAACGGGAAAAAGTCGCTCAATTGAGCGACTTTTTTTATGTCCGGGCTTGCTGTTACCCTAAAATTGATGCAATTTGCAGTTGAATGAGGAAGATAATTATCACTATAGACGGTTTTTCATCCTGTGGGAAAAGTACATTGGCCCGTGAGCTGGCAAGTGAACTCAACTATGTGTTCATAGACAGCGGCGCGATGTACAGGGCTATAACTTTGTATTTTCTACGTCATCATATCAACTGGGAGAAAACAAAGGCGGTAGAGAAGGCGTTGTCTGAGATCAATCTTGAATTTCAGCCTTCGGGAGAGCCGGGTAAAAGTGATATGTATCTTAACGATGAGAATGTGGAGTTGCTTATCAGGGATATGCTGGTGAGTGAGAACGTAAGTGCTATTGCGGCTATAAAAGAGGTGCGTGAGTTTGCTGTTGAACAGCAGCAGAAGATGGGTAAAAG
This window encodes:
- the cmk gene encoding (d)CMP kinase, whose product is MRKIIITIDGFSSCGKSTLARELASELNYVFIDSGAMYRAITLYFLRHHINWEKTKAVEKALSEINLEFQPSGEPGKSDMYLNDENVELLIRDMLVSENVSAIAAIKEVREFAVEQQQKMGKRKGLVMDGRDIGTTVFPRAELKIFVTADPAVRVERRFKELYEKNPKITIEEVKSNLEMRDYIDSNREVSPLRKADDAVVLDNTNLTRKEQFEKALEWANNKIASLQS
- a CDS encoding LolA family protein, with protein sequence MKKFYILVLLLAGLVGVTRAQNDPNAKKILDNVSGKLKTYKGVTANFTYTTTDKKNVKRGSVAGQINIKGQKYYIKQGSTEIFCDGAKTWNFNGDSEVTVSAVDNDSKTLSPQKLLSDFYDKDFTYKLISSAGQYHQIQLVPIDKRKNFKQVTVFIDKAKNMITRAIVIDKSDNSIEFKLSNVNTAASLPDSKFTFDARKHPGVEVINQ